A genomic stretch from uncultured Pseudodesulfovibrio sp. includes:
- a CDS encoding right-handed parallel beta-helix repeat-containing protein, producing MHFTSKTLYGLILFLTIPFSAVAVEVSTLNELHQALAAANNGHHKEILLLDGQYVLKHALSVQTDGVTIRSKSGNRDKVWLVGPGMDSDVGHIFHVIGSDFTLRDMTVGRVANHAVQIHGESGAHRPCLANLHIIDCREQLVKVSASLDQPNAGCMGGVIENSLFEYTAGVGPNYYIGGVDAHNAKGWIIRNCEFRNISSPAKQAAEYAVHFWSGSRDTLIENNQIVDCDRGIGFGMGDSPHFGGVIRNNVIIHGPKGYYADVGISLESTTGAFVTDNQIFFKHRYPNAIEYRFPTTRNVIISNTSTNRAVISRDGGQAIVQ from the coding sequence CATCCCGTTTTCTGCCGTGGCCGTGGAAGTGAGTACCCTGAACGAACTGCATCAGGCTCTTGCCGCAGCTAACAACGGACACCACAAGGAAATCCTCCTTCTTGACGGGCAATACGTATTGAAACACGCATTATCCGTTCAAACGGACGGAGTGACCATACGATCCAAGTCCGGAAACCGCGACAAAGTCTGGCTTGTAGGTCCTGGAATGGATTCGGATGTCGGACATATATTTCATGTGATCGGCTCAGACTTCACACTTCGAGATATGACCGTCGGTCGAGTGGCGAACCATGCTGTCCAGATCCATGGAGAATCGGGCGCCCACAGACCATGCCTTGCAAACCTACATATCATCGACTGTAGAGAACAGCTGGTCAAAGTCTCGGCAAGTCTTGACCAGCCCAACGCCGGGTGTATGGGCGGCGTCATTGAAAACAGCCTCTTCGAATACACAGCCGGGGTCGGACCGAACTATTATATTGGTGGTGTGGACGCACACAATGCAAAGGGATGGATCATCCGCAACTGCGAATTTCGAAACATATCCAGCCCGGCGAAACAAGCGGCTGAATATGCCGTTCATTTCTGGTCCGGCTCTCGCGACACACTGATCGAAAACAATCAAATCGTCGACTGCGATCGAGGAATTGGCTTCGGCATGGGTGACAGTCCGCATTTCGGTGGTGTCATCAGGAACAACGTCATTATACACGGCCCCAAAGGCTACTACGCAGATGTAGGCATTTCCCTTGAATCAACAACCGGCGCATTTGTGACCGACAACCAGATATTCTTCAAACATCGCTATCCTAACGCCATAGAATATAGATTCCCGACCACACGGAATGTTATCATTAGCAACACCTCAACCAACCGGGCAGTGATCAGTCGTGACGGGGGCCAGGCAATCGTCCAGTGA